The sequence CCAGCTAATTGCCGATTTCTCTTGCTGGGATCtaagagattaaccccttcaccgccAGACAAAACTAgctttgcagagagaaggggctgctttaccactgcggctagccgaagctgagcAACACAGTagggctattgtcctgaaaaggaaaaTGCGTGATCCTAGCAGAGGACACAGCTCTTCAGAAACCCCGGTGGCGCTGTAGTATacggaagtatagcaatacagcgctCTACCGCCCTGAAAAGGGCAGCGCCGAATCCGACATGACGCGGTAGTGCGGACATGTGGCACACGGACAGGATAAGACACGAGGGGACGACAAAGGcataataaaaatcacacacatactGGGACATACAGAATTAAGAGAACTACACCACAGACGGAACATAATAATCCTGGGCCGGCCCCCCTTCAAGCCAGCCATGGGCCAGCCACTTCAAGCCAGCCATGGGCCAGCCTTTGGAGGACACCAGCTGCTGATCCCAGCACATGTTCTGCAAACGGGCCCAACTCCCAGCACTCCGATCCTGCCAGTAGCTCAATCTATAGCCAGACCCGGCCACTGTTAAGCTGGTTATTTCAAGGCATGCATAGAAAAACGCGGGCAGACACGGGGACAACATGATCATAGCCCAGGAGAGTGTGTGGGTGGCTCTGAAAAGAGCCGTTGGATGTTTCCGGGTGACGAGTCAACAAGCTTAACCTCCGAAACCGTACAGAGTACGGCCTTGGCGTTTCAAGGCATACACCACGTCCATAGCGGTAACGGTTTTCCTCTTGGCATGCTCAGTATAAGTGACTGCGTCACGAATCACATTCTCCAAAAACACTTTGAGCACACCACGGGTCTCCTCATAGATCAGCCCAGAGATACGCTTTACACCTCCTCTGCGAGCCAAACGGCGGATAGCAGGCTTAGTGATACCCTGGATGTTATCCCGAAGCACCTTCCTGTGCCTCTTTGCGCCACCTTTCCCGAGTCCCTTACCTCCTTTGCCACGGCCAGACATGCTCACGTTTACTCCACGAGTTCCACAGCACAATAATCGCGTACGGCCGGCCCGCTTTCTTTTATGCGTACTGGA comes from Spea bombifrons isolate aSpeBom1 chromosome 11, aSpeBom1.2.pri, whole genome shotgun sequence and encodes:
- the LOC128469018 gene encoding histone H4, with product MSGRGKGGKGLGKGGAKRHRKVLRDNIQGITKPAIRRLARRGGVKRISGLIYEETRGVLKVFLENVIRDAVTYTEHAKRKTVTAMDVVYALKRQGRTLYGFGG